The stretch of DNA TGACCAACGGAATTCGCCCCGTCAACACGGTGGAGGATATGGCCAATCTCAATATCCGGGTTATACCCAACCCGCTGTTTCTGGCGACGTGGTCGGCTTTGGGAACCAATCCGACGCCGCTTCCTTGGCCTGAGCTTTATAGTGCTCTCGAAAATCGCGCTGTCGATGCCCAGGAGACGCCGTACGCTCTTATCGACACAGCAAGGTTCTATGAAGTGCAGGACCATCTCGCCAAGACCGGACATGTCTATACACCGTTCGTTCTGCTCGCCAGCCAGAAATGGTTTGGAAGCCTCTCCGAGGAAGACAAGGCATCTGTCATGGAAGCGGCAAAGGAATCCGCAACATTTCAACGGAATCTTTCCCGTAAGACTGCAGACGATCTGGAGAAAGACCTTGCGGAAAAGGGCTTCCAGATTACCTACCCTACGCCCGAAGCGCTTGGAATTATGAGCGAGCGCGTTGCGCCCGTAGTGAAAGAGTACAGTGAACAGATCGGCGTTGAGCTGGTCGAGAAAGCGCGCGCAGCTATGGCTGCGGTTGGCAAAGAGTAGAAGACTGTGGCACCAGAGCCAGTTTTTCCTGCTCTGGTGTCCGTCTGCAAAAGCAGATTATGTCTGCTCGAGTCGATGCCACAGACCGTGCACGCGTTGT from Brucella sp. BE17 encodes:
- a CDS encoding DctP family TRAP transporter solute-binding subunit — its product is MKALLLAAALVGGLIAAAPAMAQNARLGYVPVDDHPVGEASRHFAKLVAEKTAGRVNIETFGNGLLGSEPEMQASVQAGFIDIMVGPTPNLVGVVPQFMIYDLPFFYKDFDAVDAVMDGEVGEQLFAQLKDKTGIVGLAWWDNGFRHLTNGIRPVNTVEDMANLNIRVIPNPLFLATWSALGTNPTPLPWPELYSALENRAVDAQETPYALIDTARFYEVQDHLAKTGHVYTPFVLLASQKWFGSLSEEDKASVMEAAKESATFQRNLSRKTADDLEKDLAEKGFQITYPTPEALGIMSERVAPVVKEYSEQIGVELVEKARAAMAAVGKE